From a single Ischnura elegans chromosome 7, ioIscEleg1.1, whole genome shotgun sequence genomic region:
- the LOC124162798 gene encoding calnexin-like isoform X1, which translates to MKAFIKWILPALLLFFTCCLTQEDYDEVTVTSEGEENESEEEVTYSSPVPSGRVYLAESFDDPQLFRKKWIISQAKKDDTDENIAKYDGKWEVEPAQRHPLRGDMGLVMKSRAKHSAISAHLDRPFRFEDKPLIVQYEVNMQVGQECGGAYLKLLSHEEGPRGVDLLHFRDKTPYTIMFGPDKCGNDHKLHFIFRHKNPLNGTYSEKHCRKPKDRVEEPMKDKRPHLYTLIVRPDNSFEVRVDHKVVNEGSLLEDFNPEVNPPAEIDDPTDSQPVDWDDREKIPDPEAEKPDDWDEDAPAQLPDESAVKPDGWLDDEPQMIPDPTAKRPEDWDDDMDGEWEAPLVPNPLCEGAPGCGEWKRPMVPNPAYRGKWRPPMIDNPAYRGKWAPRKIPNPDYFHDEHPFKMTPISAVGFELWSMSDLILFDNILVTDDLAVADQWAADTFDLKKKKLDQDTSSLWGRMLRAMNYKPGWWALYFLYCMVPVSIYVWYLWRRASEESTADNKKTDGVTLDAEGKEDGGEDEEEEDGVSGGERNKDEDDEEDDEEEEGGEGSKGQESDTKDDGKKGDEGEEIEEADVTEVGPERSSPRRRRPRKE; encoded by the exons ATGAAAGCTTTTATCAAGTGGATTTTACCTGCACTATTGTTATTTTTCACCTGCTGCCTCACCCAAGAAGACTATGATGAAGTTACTGTTACTTCGGAAGGG GAAGAAAATGAATCTGAGGAAGAGGTAACATACTCTAGCCCTGTCCCCTCTGGCAGAGTATATCTAGCCGAGTCATTTGATGATCCGCAGTTATTCAGGAAGAAATGGATAATTTCACAAGCGAAAAAGGATGACACAGATGAGAACATAGCAAAATATGATG GTAAGTGGGAAGTGGAGCCTGCTCAACGCCATCCATTGCGGGGTGACATGGGACTAGTGATGAAATCGAGGGCCAAGCACTCTGCCATTTCTGCTCACCTGGACCGACCTTTCCGCTTTGAGGACAAACCGTTGATTGTCCAGTATGAGGTGAACATGCAGGTTGGGCAAGAATGTGGGGGTGCTTACTTGAAATTACTTTCTCACGAAGAGGGCCCTCGAGGAGTCGACCTTCTTCACTTCAGGGACAAGACCCCGTACACCATCATGTTTGGGCCTGACAAGTGTGGAAATGATCACAAG CTTCACTTCATCTTCCGTCACAAGAATCCTCTAAATGGTACTTATTCGGAGAAGCATTGTAGAAAGCCAAAGGATCGTGTTGAAGAGCCAATGAAGGATAAGAGACCTCACCTTTACACACTCATTGTGCGGCCGGACAACTCCTTTGAAGTCAGAGTTGATCATAAG GTTGTGAATGAAGGATCATTGTTGGAAGATTTTAACCCCGAGGTGAATCCACCGGCAGAGATTGATGACCCGACCGATTCTCAGCCAGTGGATTGGGATGACAGGGAGAAGATTCCGGACCCAGAGGCTGAGAAGCCTGACGATTGGGACGAAGATGCTCCGGCTCAGCTTCCCGATGAGAGTGCAGTGAAGCCTGATGGGTGGCTAGATGATGAACCTCAAATGATCCCAGACCCAACTGCAAAACGACCTGAAGACTG gGATGATGATATGGATGGAGAGTGGGAGGCACCATTGGTACCTAATCCCCTGTGTGAAGGTGCCCCTGGATGTGGAGAATGGAAGAGGCCAATGGTACCTAACCCAGCGTATCGCGGCAAGTGGAGACCTCCAATGATTGATAACCCAGCATACCGTGGCAAGTGGGCACCAAGAAAGATCCCTAACCCTGACTATTTTCATGATGAACACCCATTCAAGATGACACCAAtc AGTGCAGTTGGATTTGAGCTGTGGTCCATGTCAGACTTGATTCTGTTTGACAATATCTTGGTCACCGATGATTTAGCAGTTGCTGACCAATGGGCTGCTGATACTTTTGACCTCAAAAAGAAGAAATTGGACCAGGATACT AGCTCCCTCTGGGGCCGCATGCTTCGGGCCATGAATTATAAACCAGGCTGGTGGGCCCTCTACTTCCTCTACTGCATGGTCCCTGTCTCCATTTATGTTTGGTACTTGTGGAGAAGGGCGTCAGAG GAGTCTACCGCAGACAATAAGAAGACTGATGGAGTGACATTGGATGCGGAGGGGAAGGAGGATGGGGgtgaggatgaggaggaggaagatggagtGAGTGGAGGTGAACGTAACAAGGACGAGGACGATGAGGAGGACGACGAAGAGGAAGAGGGCGGAGAGGGGTCCAAGGGGCAGGAAAGTGACACCAAAGATGATGGCAAGAAGGGAGACGAGGGTGAAGAG ATTGAGGAAGCAGATGTTACAGAGGTTGGTCCTGAGCGTTCTTCTCCCCGACGACGGCGTCCTAGAAAGGAGTGA
- the LOC124162798 gene encoding calnexin-like isoform X2 — MKAFIKWILPALLLFFTCCLTQEDYDEVTVTSEGEENESEEEVTYSSPVPSGRVYLAESFDDPQLFRKKWIISQAKKDDTDENIAKYDGKWEVEPAQRHPLRGDMGLVMKSRAKHSAISAHLDRPFRFEDKPLIVQYEVNMQVGQECGGAYLKLLSHEEGPRGVDLLHFRDKTPYTIMFGPDKCGNDHKLHFIFRHKNPLNGTYSEKHCRKPKDRVEEPMKDKRPHLYTLIVRPDNSFEVRVDHKVVNEGSLLEDFNPEVNPPAEIDDPTDSQPVDWDDREKIPDPEAEKPDDWDEDAPAQLPDESAVKPDGWLDDEPQMIPDPTAKRPEDWDDDMDGEWEAPLVPNPLCEGAPGCGEWKRPMVPNPAYRGKWRPPMIDNPAYRGKWAPRKIPNPDYFHDEHPFKMTPISAVGFELWSMSDLILFDNILVTDDLAVADQWAADTFDLKKKKLDQDTEGLIMRIISYTNAHPWLWALYLVVVALPLVLLLVFCCSSSQESTADNKKTDGVTLDAEGKEDGGEDEEEEDGVSGGERNKDEDDEEDDEEEEGGEGSKGQESDTKDDGKKGDEGEEIEEADVTEVGPERSSPRRRRPRKE; from the exons ATGAAAGCTTTTATCAAGTGGATTTTACCTGCACTATTGTTATTTTTCACCTGCTGCCTCACCCAAGAAGACTATGATGAAGTTACTGTTACTTCGGAAGGG GAAGAAAATGAATCTGAGGAAGAGGTAACATACTCTAGCCCTGTCCCCTCTGGCAGAGTATATCTAGCCGAGTCATTTGATGATCCGCAGTTATTCAGGAAGAAATGGATAATTTCACAAGCGAAAAAGGATGACACAGATGAGAACATAGCAAAATATGATG GTAAGTGGGAAGTGGAGCCTGCTCAACGCCATCCATTGCGGGGTGACATGGGACTAGTGATGAAATCGAGGGCCAAGCACTCTGCCATTTCTGCTCACCTGGACCGACCTTTCCGCTTTGAGGACAAACCGTTGATTGTCCAGTATGAGGTGAACATGCAGGTTGGGCAAGAATGTGGGGGTGCTTACTTGAAATTACTTTCTCACGAAGAGGGCCCTCGAGGAGTCGACCTTCTTCACTTCAGGGACAAGACCCCGTACACCATCATGTTTGGGCCTGACAAGTGTGGAAATGATCACAAG CTTCACTTCATCTTCCGTCACAAGAATCCTCTAAATGGTACTTATTCGGAGAAGCATTGTAGAAAGCCAAAGGATCGTGTTGAAGAGCCAATGAAGGATAAGAGACCTCACCTTTACACACTCATTGTGCGGCCGGACAACTCCTTTGAAGTCAGAGTTGATCATAAG GTTGTGAATGAAGGATCATTGTTGGAAGATTTTAACCCCGAGGTGAATCCACCGGCAGAGATTGATGACCCGACCGATTCTCAGCCAGTGGATTGGGATGACAGGGAGAAGATTCCGGACCCAGAGGCTGAGAAGCCTGACGATTGGGACGAAGATGCTCCGGCTCAGCTTCCCGATGAGAGTGCAGTGAAGCCTGATGGGTGGCTAGATGATGAACCTCAAATGATCCCAGACCCAACTGCAAAACGACCTGAAGACTG gGATGATGATATGGATGGAGAGTGGGAGGCACCATTGGTACCTAATCCCCTGTGTGAAGGTGCCCCTGGATGTGGAGAATGGAAGAGGCCAATGGTACCTAACCCAGCGTATCGCGGCAAGTGGAGACCTCCAATGATTGATAACCCAGCATACCGTGGCAAGTGGGCACCAAGAAAGATCCCTAACCCTGACTATTTTCATGATGAACACCCATTCAAGATGACACCAAtc AGTGCAGTTGGATTTGAGCTGTGGTCCATGTCAGACTTGATTCTGTTTGACAATATCTTGGTCACCGATGATTTAGCAGTTGCTGACCAATGGGCTGCTGATACTTTTGACCTCAAAAAGAAGAAATTGGACCAGGATACT GAGGGCCTGATCATGCGCATCATCTCCTATACCAATGCCCACCCATGGCTATGGGCCCTTTACCTTGTCGTCGTAGCTCTGCCCCTAGTCCTGCTGCTCGTCTTTTGCTGTAGCTCTTCTCAG GAGTCTACCGCAGACAATAAGAAGACTGATGGAGTGACATTGGATGCGGAGGGGAAGGAGGATGGGGgtgaggatgaggaggaggaagatggagtGAGTGGAGGTGAACGTAACAAGGACGAGGACGATGAGGAGGACGACGAAGAGGAAGAGGGCGGAGAGGGGTCCAAGGGGCAGGAAAGTGACACCAAAGATGATGGCAAGAAGGGAGACGAGGGTGAAGAG ATTGAGGAAGCAGATGTTACAGAGGTTGGTCCTGAGCGTTCTTCTCCCCGACGACGGCGTCCTAGAAAGGAGTGA
- the LOC124162997 gene encoding protein male-specific lethal-3: MVSTRGVKFKFSEGEKVLCYEPDPTKAKVLYDSKVLEVIVNKDSRGRKCVEYLIHFQGWNSSWDRCVGEDYVLKDTDDNRRLQRTLSDKAQLQLCSNSYLPACNSRRERKQQARRRKTSDRTSDGEGGVGGGGGTVKRQRRREDEGGGEGFSSEEENSDGGEDGEDEDAAGEDEDGDEEGEPSEGRIPLSLSDNLKKLLEDDGDLITCKHKLVRLPASPNVIAILEGFMKQYALNQLFPATISPEKRKKQPRNQHHHHANGHGSRRPRDYEKALRSLNLCKEVVDGIRIYFDHTLSGLLLYAQEKEQYEEEVASLASLSNSCRSEGRSSNSKYTPTKFAVKQEQNNSYDTPGRLTIEDFLSVQVKEEPRISCGDSDKELSDLKHDISVKSPLKEERHGEEKGVKHLEKSKDSFHDLKDDSSKFPRLESTGESRVEGANQSLSGTFHNAMSSAASTSSSYSTPSCVTPSNRVSSVAHDRSSINSMGMTASENALLRKIMNWRMVPEGAGVANTPSQLYGAPHLARLFVKLPDLLHASGMHEKKLKILLGYLHSFLEYLEEHTDWFGEPHYKENPSLRT; the protein is encoded by the exons ATGGTTTCCACGAGGGGtgtgaaatttaaattctcaGAAGGAGAAAAGGTGCTTTGCTACGAGCCAGATCCCACCAAAGCTAAGGTTTTATATGACTCCAAA GTTCTTGAAGTCATTGTCAACAAAGATAGCCGGGGAAGAAAATGTGTGGAGTACCTAATTCACTTTCAG GGATGGAACTCCTCCTGGGACCGCTGTGTTGGTGAAGATTATGTCCTCAAGGATACAGACGATAATCGACGACTTCAAAGAACACTTTCAGATAAAGCACAGCTGCAGCT GTGCTCAAATTCATATCTACCCGCATGCAATTCCAGGCGCGAGAGGAAGCAGCAGGCAAGGCGAAGGAAGACATCCGACAGGACGTCGGACGGGGAGGGTGgcgtggggggtggggggggcacgGTGAAGCGGCAGCGGAGGAGGG aggacgagggagggggtgagggatTTTCCTCGGAGGAGGAGAACAGCGATGGGGGGGAGGATGGGGAGGATGAGGATGCCGCTGGAGAAGACGAGGATGGTGATGAGGAGGGGGAGCCGTCCGAGGGAAGAATCCCCCTCAGCCTCAGCGACAACCTGAAGAAACTACTCGAGGATGATGGCGACCTGATTACGTGCAAGCACAAG TTGGTTAGGCTGCCTGCCTCTCCCAATGTTATAGCAATATTGGAGGGCTTCATGAAGCAGTATGCACTCAATCAGCTGTTCCCAGCGACAATATCTCCTGAGAAGAGGAAGAAGCAGCCAAGGAATCAGCATCACCACCATGCTAATGGACATGGTAGTCGAAGACCCAGGGATTATGAGAAGGCTTTGAGGAG CTTGAATCTCTGCAAAGAAGTGGTAGACGGTATTAGGATATATTTTGATCACACCTTGAGTGGATTATTGTTGTATGCCCAAGAAAAAGAACAGTATGAGGAAGAGGTGGCATCGTTAGCATCACTTTCCAACTCATGTCGAAGTGAAGGGAGGAGTTCAAATAGCAAATATACACCAACAAAATTCGCTGTCAAGCAGGAGCAGAACAACAG CTATGATACTCCTGGAAGGTTAACTATTGAGGACTTTTTAAGTGTGCAAGTTAAAGAGGAACCTCGCATCTCATGTGGTGATTCTGATAAGGAGCTATCGGATTTAAAGCACGATATTAGTGTGAAGTCTCCATTGAAAGAAGAAAGGCATGGTGAAGAGAAGGGTGTTAAGCATTTAGAGAAATCAAAGGACTCTTTTCATGATCTCAAGGATGACTCCAGTAAATTTCCTCGACTAGAATCAACTGGAGAAAGTCGGGTGGAAGGTGCTAATCAGTCACTCTCAGGGACATTTCACAATGCCATGTCAAG TGCGGCCAGTACTAGCTCAAGCTACTCAACGCCCTCCTGTGTGACTCCATCCAATAGGGTCTCATCAGTAGCTCATGATCGGTCATCCATCAATTCAATGGGAATGACTGCCAGCGAAAATGCCCtgttaagaaaaataatgaattggagGATGGTTCCCGAGGGAGCTGGTGTTGCCAATACCCCATCTCAGCTGTATGGTGCCCCACACTTGGCCCGATTATTTG TTAAGCTTCCTGATCTCCTTCATGCTTCAGGAATGcatgagaaaaagctgaaaattctTTTAGGATACCTTCACTCTTTTCTGGA